The sequence AAATCAGCTTGCCCATTTACAAAACCAGATTGCGGCGGGGCAGGGCGTTTTAGCCCAGCGTCGAGCTCAAGAACAGTAGGCGTTAATACGTGAAAAAGAAAGAAAATTCGATAGATTTACGGTCTCCATACGTGGTTTCAGTGTCCGATGTGGTTTCCGGATCACCTAAACAACTAGATCTACGCTTGCCGGTGCCGGAAGAATGTGGCGTCGGGCTTATCGGAATACCATCAGGCTCAGATATCGACGTCACAGTGTCTATGCAGTCTGTTTCGGAGGGCATTTTCGTTCAAGGACAGATTTCTGCTACTGCAGTCGGTAACTGCGCGCGTTGTGCTACCGAATTCACCAAGCATATGAATGAGCCAATGGCTGAACTCGTTTTTTGGCCAGAACGGCGCGAAGCGCTCGCCAGTGAAGGCGATGACGAAATCGAAGATATGCCAATAATCGAAGATATGCATATTGATCTAGAGCCAATAATCAGGGACGCCATTGTTCTTGCGCTCCCATTCACGCCGCTATGCGCTCCCGATTGCGAGGGTCTGTGCCAAGAGTGTGGCGAACCATGGAAGGACCTGCCAGCAGATCACCGTCACGAATTCCTGAACCCGGCATTTTCTGCCCTTGATGCGTTAGCAGAGCAGATGAGGAATAACTGATGCATGAACACGATCGCAGTCGCCTGATAGAGTCGTGGGGCGCATCGATTCCCTCAGATCTGTTGACCTTGGCTTTAACACATCGG is a genomic window of Arcanobacterium phocae containing:
- a CDS encoding YceD family protein; the encoded protein is MKKKENSIDLRSPYVVSVSDVVSGSPKQLDLRLPVPEECGVGLIGIPSGSDIDVTVSMQSVSEGIFVQGQISATAVGNCARCATEFTKHMNEPMAELVFWPERREALASEGDDEIEDMPIIEDMHIDLEPIIRDAIVLALPFTPLCAPDCEGLCQECGEPWKDLPADHRHEFLNPAFSALDALAEQMRNN